The genomic segment GAATCTGGTGCATTCATGTGCAAGTCAGTGGAATGTTAGCATTGATTAGTAGAGTTTGATGTGTGCGAAATGTGTATACTGGAGAGCAATATATAACCACTGAACTTAAGAAGCATCAAAACTTTGTTAATATGACAAGACAGCAAGCCTCTATTTTGTGACCTAAGCTTCAACAGAGTTCCCTGTCATATAATGGGATCAGGCTATATATCCAGATGGGAACTCCATATAGCAGAGGTCAAATTTTTGCCAATATGACTGGACAAAGAAAAGCTGTCATCACTGctttcttttaaaactttcaacTGCACCAAGGGGAGACGGTTTACGTGgcagaatttttaaaaataagaaaaaaaatacatcaGAAAATGCATGATCGCTCTTTGTTATGACAAGGGACTTGGGAAAAGTGATGCAGATCTGTGCTCAGTGGATGGTGAAGATGGTATTCTTAAGCTGATCCAGATAGATAGGAAGCCTTGCACCTTACTGTTACAGGAAGTGTCTTCTAGAAACTAATCAATACATCTCCTTATTCTTTATTGGAACAGAATCCGTTAAACATTTTCAAATCCAGGTTGTTCATCAGATAGATGTCATGGCCATGAAAATTGGCTAGGGCAAGCAGGAACTTTTGAGTTGGTGCATAAAAAAAATGGTGCATTCTTCTGTTTTATGGATCTACAACCATTTGCTTGTTAAAGTGCATCACATATTGACGAGTGAAACAAAAACCAAGTATTATGATATCACATCTCATACGATCCCTAGTAGACTTACACATCATAGAGCAAAAAGTATCCACACTATGCTTGTAAAGGTGGCTATCCGTTGGATAGATGTCAGAGCTTCTGACATTTGCTTTTCATGTACCCTGACTACATGCATTAGTTTAATTTCAGAATCGATATATATTTAATTTCCAGACTTCACTTCTTATATTGATTgcattaaatttttattttacctGACTCTCCAACATGGATTTCACAAGCATTTGACATAGggctttttgcatatatacttccaaatatttcttttttcttgtataCCTGTGTACgcttcaataattttttttttaattatataacCTTTGTTGATCTTTTGTTTATAAATGTCAGATAAGTAACATATAGCTGTAAATCTAAATTCATCTTCTAAATTTAAGCAAACATCTTTTTGATTTCCATAACTACCGACTTTAGGAAGGGATGCATTTGTAATTTTGCAGGCTGAGTTATGTCTTAACCCAGATAAATTGTATTTCACccaacatacatacataaattgATGATAACGGTATAGCTGCATGAAAGAGAAATTTATAGAGGTACTAGATAAAATTACATGTTTATAAAAGCATACATGCAAAAAGGTTCAGaggatatatataaaagaatctTTTGGAATTATTCATGTGCAATTTGGAGGAAAGAGATTTGAGCAATAAGATGGTAAACTTTTGAAGCTTATGGAGATAATCAAGGTTCTAAACAGTGAACCAATTAGTTGTGTCCAAACAAAGTGGATGACTTTGGAATTTATATGCCCCTGTTTTCTAAAAAGTTAGCATGAAACAACTCAGTTCTACATGTGATAAGCCAACTAATTGTATTCTATAAAcacatttacttttttttaaggaaaataTGAATTTCGTCACAAATCAGCACCAAGATTAAATCTACCTAATTTGAAGTTTTATTCAGTTGCATAGCAGTAAAATTGAATGTATTAATCTGAAGAGAAATTAAGTTGTAATTTAGCAGAAAAAATAGATCTATTCAATTTGAAGTTAGATATCTGAAGCTAATTTCAGCAGCCAATACAACAAGGAAAATGATGAGACACAATCTTGCGACTAAAGATTGGAAAATTTTACCTTAAGCTCAAGCTTTGCAGAATCAGGAAGTATAACAGGCCTGAATGACAGAGAATGTGGGCAGATTGGAGTAAAGAGCATGCATGGAACATTTGGGTGCACCTGCAGGTCAAGTTATAACAATATTAttacaaaatataatttatgctAAAACCTTCCAAggttataatttaatataaaaaccAACAAAAACTAAAGTTGCAGAATAAAATACAACCAGGGAGTGTGCTATACAAATGGTAACATACAAGCATGATTTTGCAACAGAACAGGCACAAGTTAGTTATTCCGGCAAGACTGGCTTATGCaaggttaactattttaaaGGGAAATCTATCATGTTATTCCTGGTGTAAAGCTCTCATTATGCCTACTTCCTTCTTTTTATGGACAAAAACACCCTCAGACTTGAGTTCTTCCAGAAATTGTAtccaaacaaaaggaaaaaaaaaacaacttgtGGCATAACTATTTCAAATCCACTTTTTATTATTCCCTAACCAACAACAGCCTACATGTTTTCCAAAAGTAGGAATGTGAAAttgattataaaaataaaatctacAGAAAATACTACTGACCATTGAGCCTCCTGCAGCTGTTGAGTAAGCTGTGCTGCCAGTAGGAGTGGCTACTATAACCCCATCGCCTTGCACCTAGCATTTTTTGATTAATCAGATACAAAATGCAGCATTAGTTAAGCAATAAGACTGAGAAATTCCAAGTTAATAGCAAGGCATGCAAGATAGTCAAAATGCCAAAAATAACCCAGGCTGGAAAACTCTCAAATCTAGCATTCACTGCCTAGAAAACTCAGGCTTATCTTTTCTGAGAAGATGAAATTCAATTTCCTTGACCAAGtgcaaaatttatttttgtaagCGTGCACCTAAAAAATTCATGCATGTAAGATAAGGTATATGCCAGAGGAGAAACCACCACATAACTACAAACAAGACCATTCTCACAAACCTCAACAAATAAATGATGAAAAGCAATGTGTTCAAATGGAAACAGACGAAGCAAGAGCATGTAAAAGTCAGAAAATACAATGTATAAACCAAGATAATTAAGTTAGTGACTGGTTTGAACCAACAATGTATGATATAAATAACAAATAGTGATAGGCTACAGTTTCAGCCTCCATTACGAGCTTAGGTCGTCACCCATATGCCAGCACAGTCACCTATGCTGAAGATACTGATCACCTAAATTATTAGCCTAAGCAGCCCTGCCATAGCCTCATTTAGATGAGGTGTTTGGCCACATAAGCTAGTGCCCAGAAGGTGGAGAAAAATCACTTTGGATCTGTCACTAACATCAGCTAGGacacagaaaaaagaaaacatagaaCACAGACAACAAATTGCACAGTAAAAACACAAAGTTTCAATGCTAAATGCAATTATAGGAAAAGACTAAATGACAGACAACATTTTTGTCTTACTTTAGTTATAAGGTGGTCATGTTCATAACATTCGATTTTGGAAAGATAAGGGTTAGAACCGCGATCAACAACGACTTcgttcaaaacatcaaatacttTTCCAGGCATTGCTTTTCCATTGCGAAATATTTCACATCGCAAGCGCAATCTAAGAGTTATATAAACTCCATCCAGTGAATTGTTCCCATGGATAACTGCCCTTAAATCCTCTCTGTAACCTTCAAACTGTGACATAACAGAAAGATATGAGATAGAGAAGAACCAGAGCATCCTAGAAAGACAGACTCTTACGAGAACAGATAGGAACATACAGTATGTGAGGTGAGAAATCCCAGAGATCCAAGATTGAAAGAGACCACAGGAGGAACCGCTCCTCTGAATAAGTTTGATGCATGCAGAATCACACCATCACCACCCAAACATGCCACAAAATCAACTCTCTCATGAAGGTCACTGCATTGTGAACACTTAATAGTGGTAAGCAATAGATCTTGATGTTTAAATGCTTGGATCTCTGGATGCATAAACTTCAATACCTGGTATCTTGACTATAGAAGGTCTGGACAAAGCCAAAACCTGGGATCCTTGCAAATACATCATGGACATCAGGCTCTACAAGAACATTCATTTTTTCTTGATAGTACATGAAGGATGCAACCTGCAGATCCAGAAGCAGCAATTGAAATGGCTGAAGCACAAAAAACATATACAACTTGATAAAAGAGAATATCATTATTAATATGCTCATGCTCAAGATGTTATAGTTGAGAGATTAGCCACATTGTTAGTTTCTCCTCACGTCCTttcaattatttaaatttacaaGCTCAATGTGACAGTTCTAGTTTATATAAGATAAATAAAGAGTGTCAAGTTGTGTTAGTTTACAGCTAAAGCTGCTTGAGGCAACAGAAAATAGGCCATCAAAATTAGTAGTTGTCTGATTTAATTGTTCATTAGCTTTCTGCACAAAAAAAGCCAGGAGAACTTTGGATTCACATTATTCAACTTGTTCTGAAGAATTGCTAAGTTCAAGAAAAGCTTTCCCAAGATAAATTGGAACAATCtggataatcttttttttttaaacaataaaGCATATATACTGATTTGGAATAGACTGGATCCATCCTTTACACCATCAGCGAACAGAACACTGGCATGGTAAAAGTGTGCTTACCATGCAAATAACAGCGGTTATTTTCATTCTTACTATTTCTCTTAATAAAATACTATTTCCTTTTCAAAAGTAATTTCTTTCAtcaattttccctctaaaagaGATTGTAAgatccaaatatatatatatttttatcaagTGAACAGTGATTGGAAAAAATAAAGCTGTTATTTTTCCATTATTGCCTGTTATTTTTCCATTATAATGCCACCAGTACAGCCATCCTAACAGTGATTAATTTaatgtaaaaaattaaaatagtaCATTATGAGGCACTAACAGCTGTTATAATCATTATAACAGTCCGTAAAGTTTTGGTGGGAGTCTATTATAATGGAATAACACCTTTATTGAAACCTCGGTCGCAGACTAATTTATTTTTGGTTAACTAATTGAAGTATAAGACTCAACACTTTGCCAAGCCTGTCCTATAAGACTCAACACTTTCCTGTCCTATAAGACTCAACACTTTGCCAAGCCTTTCCATTCAAAGATTTGTATATTAGAGAGTTCCTTCTATGTGTGTGAATAATACAAAACATCAATATTTGTCTTTCAGCATCTCCATTACTAGCTGTTCATATTAGTCATAGTTTGAACTTTAAAGGCACATAGGTAGCTAACAGGAACATATCTGACTCATTCTACAAGTGTAAAATGAATAATATTGTCACTGTTACCTCCTTTGCTTCCTCCATAAGCTCCTGCCCTAACTTTTTCAATAGCAATACAGTCTTTGGTGGAGACTTCCACATGAGCATCTGTTGCTGGGTGCTTGGATGTGTGAAAGCCAGAGACGATTCAGTTACCTTTTCTCTGTTGCAAGAAAAGCCATCAGTACGAACTAAATACATCTCTGCTTTCCTTCTTGATTGAACTCTGACAACACCAGTTGTAGAAGCACACATATTACCCTCAACAATATCCAAATCACTATCTGAATCAATAGAACCTTTCCCATTCTTCCTCACATTTTCTCTTACAGAAGTAGATAAAACTTGCCTACTGAAGTTATTGCTAACATTAGTACTAGAAATCTTGGGATCAACAGCAATGCTGCAACTTTTCCCACCATGGTACCCATTCCCATTCACACTGTAAGAAGAAGAATCTTTGCTGCTGACAGATTTCCCAATGATGTCACCACTAACGGTACACACATCAGTAGGTCTCCCATTTGAATTTCTGAATTTCATCCACCCTTTTGACAGGGAATCTGCAAGGACTCCGCTGCTCAGAACAATCGATTTGTGCATCTCTCCTGAGATAGGAAATACCTCAAATCTTTTCTTCTGAGAATTAAGGTAAGTCTTAGGATAAATTTCTCTACTTCTGAAAAACTGAGacatttctttcttggagaaaatATTGCATGTAGGAAATTGTGCCTTGAATGGATCAGTATCCACAGAGAAATTCAAGAAATTGTTTGCCTCAGCATCTTCAGTTTTGTCATGGTGAGCTACAGCATTATGTGCGGAGGCAAGCCtggaagcttcctctccattctcGTTTTCATTATATACAGCCGAAatgcctttttctctctttgttcCACTAGAGCTACAAGGTGTATCTGAGTCAGACTGTGAATCAATTTTATCTTCCACAGGCAAATCACCATTTAAATTTAATGGGACAAAACTCTGCTTGCTTTGAGGCTTCTCACCATTGCCATTTTTCAATGATTTGCCATTAAGACCAACTGATTGTTTTGGAACAACTTGCACTGAGGAGCGTGTAACGTACTGTCTCCATCTTGAAACCATGGCAGATGTTCTATTAACTCCTTCCTGACTATGGAGATAAATTGGCCTTCTGTTGGGATCCGATACCAATGAAGCAAACCACTCAACCTGTTGCATTGAAGGTGCAGTTCCAACTTCAACTGGTGAATTTATCACTTCTATCTTTCCGCATGAAACAGCTTGATCAACAGCTGACTGGTAGTATTCATCTTTGACAGCCTCCTCCCTGAGATCTACAATAGTTTTATATCCTCTATCCAGTAACCAGGCCAGACCTTCATCAGTTACCTGACCTCCCCTCCAGAATGCTACTTCGGAATCTTCCGGCATTGCATATCGTTTTGTAGTGGAGAAGTAGACCGGACTCCAATTTGCAAATATTGTTGGACATGGATAGCCATCCTCACGTGAAAATCCAGCATCATAGCAAACGTTCTTCAACCTCTGCAATCGCCTCCAGATAATAGTGCCGCGGTTGTCTAAGGGCATCAAAAAGTTTGCAAGTGCAACTTGCAGACTCTCACAGCACCTCTTCATCTCACCTCTGAAAACAGCTAGTGGAGGAAGCTTACCATCGAAAATATTTACATCACCAGTATGAAATGAATTCATGAAAGAAGACCTTCCAGAAAGGACATCTTCTCTGCCTTTGTTTAGTAATGCTAACATGCAGCCAAGTATTGCAACCACCTTCTCTTCCAATAAGGACATATCCTCAGAAGGGGTGTCATAGTTAACAGTACATTCTCCAGTCTCTGGGTTGCAAAGAGTATCCATTATAGAAGTATGAAGTTGCTCTGCAGCCCTAAAGATCCTACAATATGCCTCAACTTCCGCAATATCACCAGGAACAGGACCAACCCATAACAGTTGAGACATATCCATAGTCTGGAAGGTCTGCAAAATAAAATATGACCATATATCAGGTGTCAAAATAAGCTGGATGTCATCACATTTTATAGACCTAGTAACACTCTGTGCAAACTCGGTAAAATTTTGACAACGGTTTTAACTTTTAGTGGGACGGTCGGGATCCCACCATCCCAAGTGTTGAGATAGAGCACCATCCTAAGTGTAAGACAGGGCACCATCCCGAGTGTTGGGACGGGACAAAGTCATGAAATAGACCGGGATGGGATAAGACATCAGCCTTCCCCGAGTGTCAATATGCAGCAAGACTCATTCCATAGAAAAACCAGGACAATCCCATCCCATGGTATTTAAAACTTTGATTTTAACAATTTCAAGGGAAGGTGAGAGATTGTTTGAATGTTTACAAAATTAAGGGAAGATGGTTAGAGATAAAGCTGCAGTGGATGCACCGAGTGAGAATGAGATTTTTAGTGAAGTGTGTGATTGACGAGAATCAAAGAAAAGGTACTCCCTAATATTTCAGAAATATTTAATACTTCTATCCAATTAGCTTGCTGTCTTTACATCGAAGACTGTATACAGTATATACTGTACGATATGGATTAAAAACCAAAATGTTGCCAATCAGTTTCTTCTCAATTTTGATGCTTTTATGATGGATAGGCAAATGCAAGACAACTGTGTTTGCTCATAAACACCATCAATTCAAAGAGGAACCCAAGACGCAACATGTAAATTATATAATGAAACTCGAGGAAAGCTCGTAAAAGATTCTTGAAGGggaaaaatgcagttaacaagcCTTCTACCATTGTTTTAAGCCATCTGAACAGCCAGTATAATATCAGTAGTCAAGTGAACAATCCAAAGCacatattaaaattaaatagatGAGCAGATCACCTCTCCAGTCACCACCCATGTCACCGATCCTACATGGCAGTCAGAGATTGGTGAATGCATGGCTGGTGAGTGGTGTCAGACGATCCTAGGTACCATTCCACCAATCGCCGACTGCCTTGTAGGATCAGTGAAGTGAATGGTAACTGGACAGGCGAACTTGAGCGTTTTTCTTAAGAATCTTTGAACCGACACACCAAAAACTTCAGTAATGAAAATATATCCAGGAATGGATCCTTCAAAGAAGACATGAACATTGGTCAAGAAACATCTCCAAAAATTCGCCGCTTTTTCTAATTTCATCTTCATCCCATTAGCACCAAAATGTGATCAGAGTGGATGAATGAAAAGCACACTCTATAGGGGTTCGTAATTACACTTGTCATCACAATAGTACACCAAGATCAGTTCTTTTCCATGAATTATTCAATAAACCAAGAAACACTTAGGTTCCGAAATCAGTTTGGGACAAATTAGAAAGAaaaccaaaacaaaaatcaagatTAGATAAATGTTTTGGCTTTAGTaacaattcaacaaaagaaacgaGATACAAACCTCTCCTTGTAGCTTGTATTCAAGAAAACAAAATTGAACAGAAACCCATttcgagagagaaagagagggagagggagggagggagagcgaGAGGGCGATAAAGAGAACGAACCCGAGATTCTAAACGCGAGGAGAAGAAATTGGAGAGCCGGGCTCGCGCAACAACGACAGACCTCGGCGTCTCCCCATCCGCCGCTCCTCGCCCCgctctcctccaccaccatctTCCCTTCAACACAAGAAAACCCTCGAAACATCCGCCGTCGCCGGCGCACCGGCTCCTCTGGCCGGGAAGAATCCCAAGCTTCAGTGGGCCGTGGCACCCGCAGGCCGCCAGCATCGGATCCCAAATCCGATCCAAACCAAATGAGAGATCCCTCCGAATCCAAGATCACTGCAACCACcaagaagcagcagcagcagaaggAAATATTTGGGACGgcggagaggaaagaagaggggagaagttttcttttggttttcttcttcttggatTGATTGGTGGGGGAGAAGTCCGGCGCCGGGATACCATCGTTTCCATCCACAAGTTTTTCGTTGAGATTGTGTTCAGGTTGCGGGTAGATGGCGACCGACGCTTATTAAGAGACTCTCCCAGCTTGGAATCGGATAATGCGCCGGTCTCCCTTTCCTTCTAATTTTCTCCGCCGCCCAGGCGAGAGCAGCGCGTCCCAATCGCCGTTGGGTCGTTATTTGAGATGTGGGGATGGGTCCGGGCCAGAGCCGATTGGCCTTGTACCAGAGAAATCATACCCTGTACCGCGTACACCAAAATGGTCTGAATGACCTGAGCAGAACCAACCATGTGCTGCCACGTCAATTTGAGTGGTCATATTCATGCCCATAAATACGTGACACTTAAAACTAATATATCCGCACTCCGTTGTCCATTGAAATGACAGCACTGCATGTTTATCTAGCTATTGCACTTCTACTATGATGCGACAAGTGGCTGGTTTGCATCAAGCTATGGCGACAAATTCACAACCAAATGGAATGGTCCTGGACGCAACCAAGGAGAACGTTGTTTGAAGCGTGTTAAAATCAAACCTGCAGGCGCATCTAGACTCCTTAGAGAGGACACGTATGTTCTTTGGGTTTCTCTTCCCGACTTCCTGAGCGAGATGAGAGTATATAATCGATATTGAGCTCTGACAGCATCACCTCCCTTTCAGACATGAATACAGAAACCAGGTTTACATTGTCATGACATTTGCATGCGTGATTAGAAACCATTTTGGCCGTCGGTTCAGTTTACAAGGCTAAAAAATTTTAATGTACTACCAATTGACAAGGCTGAATAAATGAACAAGTATAATCGAGGAACTTAACAGGTACAAATAGCATGACAGCCTCATGATTCTTACCATTGGGAGGActgatttgcatatataccaccACATAGTGCGCTTGATGTACTTTATTCTGCGAAACACAACGCAGACTAGCATTAGCATAAAAAAAAGCAGACCGGCATCAAGGACTTTAAATTGATGGTGCattttctacttggccatcctAGCAAGTCGGATACAATTGCTTGGAAACAAAATAATCTCGCTAAACATTTTACAAGGTGCTCATACCGTTTTCATGTCTTGTATTACATGTACAAGATCTGGATCAGCCACAGCTGCTTAACCAACATAAAAGATAAACTAGTGCTTACATCAATGAACAATCTCAAAACCAGCAGAGATACCATCATCCTTGCTCACTTAAAAGCCCGTTTCTGCTAAAGCACAAACAGGACGTATCTCTGAGCCCCATGAGTAGTACAAGTCGAAGGCGGTATTGTTTCTGTCCATCAAGAGGGCAATTTTTATAGACCTTGGGGAGACGGTAAGATTGTTCACTCAAGATTTACATTGATTTGCAATAGCAACTGCCCACAGGCACATTAAAATTCATTTCCTTTGTCTGGAGTAAGAgtcatgctttgagatctaacTCTATCAATTATCTTCTGCCTGCCCGACAAATCTTCTTCATACCCAACCACCTAAGCCACAAAAGACAAATTTGTGAAAAATGGATTTCTTCATCTCACTGAATGAGCACTAGCAATCAAAGGCCGATTACAGACCTGAGACTCTGTCTGTGTCTCACTGAAAGCATCGTAAGCACCAGGATTTCCATCATCAACTGTAGTATTAGGAACAGTATCCTGTTTCTGGGGCCTAAGAAAACGATATCACAGTTAGGCAACAAATAAGTTGTCATGGATTAAAGGATTGACCACTGTCACATAGGGCTTTTTCTTTGGTGTGCAGGCATGCTTGCTTGCTTGCATGTGAGAGTGAATGTAAATGCAATGTTAGATGGTCTTTTACAAGCCTAACATGTTAGATTCTATGCTCTGGCACCAAGCTCATTAGATTAAAGATACTGAAGAGAAGAAATGATCCAAGTATCTATGAATGGAAATATGTTTTAGGCCGCATTCCATATTATGCTAATTTAGCGATCATTCATCAGAAGCTCCGCGACATTAAGCATAAAAATACATGACAGAGTTGTAGAAGAGAAGCAATGCATGACCTTTTTAGCAAGAAAACATTAACTTGCAATTTATAGAAGGATAGAGTAAATGAGATTATTTTTTTACAGAATGTGGTTGTAGACGTAACTTGAGTAGGAATATTGTGAACAGAAGCGTTGTAGAGACCAAAAGGTATCACCAACAGAAATAAATGGCAGATAAGATGGTGCCAAAACTTCAATCCAGTAATTCTTCATTGATAGTGGAACATAATAAAGAAACCCACAATTGTTTATTACAGAATTCTAGTTATATATGCATTAACAAATATCATGACATCAGATTCCAAAAATAAAGCAATTTGCAGCAGCACATCTATGCATCACCATATATcacactgaaaaacaatttcaaaataaagcacACTGACAATGAATCCTAATAGCTGCATCTTTTACTGGAAGTGATCTCTCATTCAGGAAACAGACTAAAATACTAATATCCTAATCgcatatcaatttttcttttctttacacTGTGGGAAATTCTGGTCTCTTACACCAAGAACTGTGTTGAAAACTTCTAATAGTTTCTTCCGTTGTGCAATTTTTCATGATTCTAAATAAGATCAGAGGGATTTCTCACTCAAGTTACAAAATAGAATATCCACAACCTTCTAAGTTCTAACACTTCATATGCTTTCAACTTACATCAGGGAAGTAGTGTCTTTTACATCAAAATATGCCCAAAGCCTTCAATAGTTCCTTCATTTGTGTAACTGGTTGTGATTATATTAAAAATCGGAGCCTATTTTGCAAAGAAAGCCAGTTTACATAGAATTCACTAATGTGCATAAGatataatctctctctctctctctctgtgcgcGCGCGCATGCACACGAATGAGTGCACATGCGCGAGCATGTGTAAAAGCATGTGCATGCATGCCCGGATGGGATGCATATGCACATGTTTGTGCATGTGAGTGCACACACATGCAGGCACATAAATGGGATTCTCAAGTCAAGATAAGATATCCTTGCCTTCTCCTGCTTAATCACTATAAACTGCATCTAAGGAATTGTTGTAATGTGCAACATGTTCAACAGCTGCTGGTTTGAACCACAAACTTGCAGTATTTACAGGGAAATAATATTTCTGCACAGAAAAAAGTATTGAGCCGCTGTATAACCAAAACAACACATGATATAATTTTGCCCAAAAGACGAATGTGTTGCAGCCTACCTGCTTAACCAATGCCGTGAAATCCCAAAGGTTGAGTGAGAATTATCATTATCTTGACCAAGGATAGTATGATCATGTGAGTATATCTGGAGCTGGCTGTTAAAGAGCTACATATGCATCTACCAGTATGATTAGTCGTACACAAATGAATGCATATCAAAATTAAGGATACACTTCGATCGCAGCCAGATCTTCCAGGTGACTTCAAGTCTTGGATCTTGCAAATAAAGGGACAAAagcataaaaataaaactaaaaaaataaaggtCAGTAGTGCATGACTACTGAAGAACAAAAACTATATTGGATCAGTACCTTAGACGATTGAGCTAGCAGGTCCTCTATGGCATCTGCCACATCAGGAACAGCATTAGAACCACCCATGAGATTTTCTGGTACTTTGTGTTTCTTGGATGCATCAACACTACTGACACATTCTGATAACCTGGACCTTTTGCCAAAAGTACTCAAATGTTCTGGTTCTTCACAGAGGCTGTCATTCATAATGCCTGTTCAATCCAAATAGTCTTTTGGTAAAGCaatcaaacaaaaggaaaacTTGCTCTTACTGACACATGGAGACAATTACCAGAATTCTTCTTTGAGTTATCCATTGGCCCTTGGGACTCACCAAGCAACCGAGATGGAACACCTCCTGAAACCATACAAGCTGCCTGTGTAGGATATTGACTGACGGTGCATAGACCTGCTTCCCTGTCCTGAGCAGTAGCTGGTTTTGGACGAAATGGATCTAGAGCAACCATCATATCCTGAAAATCATTTGGAATGACTGACTAGAGCTGCTTGATAAGGTTTCAGTCTGAAGGCTACATCACCAAAGAGTGCAGAGATATACCTGTTTAATACACTCAGTAATCCAATCAGTGGTAACTGATTGAATCCCCCAATTACAGGCAGCCTCATACTTTGGACCACTGGCGAACTTACATAACAAATGGGTTACCTTTTTAGTCAGCTTTTCGGTAAATTGAGACCCTAAAGTAAAGCACAGATTTCTCAGTAATAGCCTATCTTTCACTTCATACTGTGAGACACAGAATCGGAGGCTTTCAAACCCAGGCAGCGGAATGTGGCAGCGCAGTGGAGAGTAGATAATGTGGCTCCCAACATCTTGTAAGCAGCCCTCCTGTTCAAAATAAGTGCAGAAACCATGAGCATTTGTAGACTGATAGTGTTCCAAAGAAT from the Phoenix dactylifera cultivar Barhee BC4 chromosome 14, palm_55x_up_171113_PBpolish2nd_filt_p, whole genome shotgun sequence genome contains:
- the LOC103701357 gene encoding probable NAD kinase 2, chloroplastic, giving the protein MLAACGCHGPLKLGILPGQRSRCAGDGGCFEGFLVLKGRWWWRRAGRGAADGETPRSVVVARARLSNFFSSRLESRTFQTMDMSQLLWVGPVPGDIAEVEAYCRIFRAAEQLHTSIMDTLCNPETGECTVNYDTPSEDMSLLEEKVVAILGCMLALLNKGREDVLSGRSSFMNSFHTGDVNIFDGKLPPLAVFRGEMKRCCESLQVALANFLMPLDNRGTIIWRRLQRLKNVCYDAGFSREDGYPCPTIFANWSPVYFSTTKRYAMPEDSEVAFWRGGQVTDEGLAWLLDRGYKTIVDLREEAVKDEYYQSAVDQAVSCGKIEVINSPVEVGTAPSMQQVEWFASLVSDPNRRPIYLHSQEGVNRTSAMVSRWRQYVTRSSVQVVPKQSVGLNGKSLKNGNGEKPQSKQSFVPLNLNGDLPVEDKIDSQSDSDTPCSSSGTKREKGISAVYNENENGEEASRLASAHNAVAHHDKTEDAEANNFLNFSVDTDPFKAQFPTCNIFSKKEMSQFFRSREIYPKTYLNSQKKRFEVFPISGEMHKSIVLSSGVLADSLSKGWMKFRNSNGRPTDVCTVSGDIIGKSVSSKDSSSYSVNGNGYHGGKSCSIAVDPKISSTNVSNNFSRQVLSTSVRENVRKNGKGSIDSDSDLDIVEGNMCASTTGVVRVQSRRKAEMYLVRTDGFSCNREKVTESSLAFTHPSTQQQMLMWKSPPKTVLLLKKLGQELMEEAKEVASFMYYQEKMNVLVEPDVHDVFARIPGFGFVQTFYSQDTSDLHERVDFVACLGGDGVILHASNLFRGAVPPVVSFNLGSLGFLTSHTFEGYREDLRAVIHGNNSLDGVYITLRLRLRCEIFRNGKAMPGKVFDVLNEVVVDRGSNPYLSKIECYEHDHLITKVQGDGVIVATPTGSTAYSTAAGGSMVHPNVPCMLFTPICPHSLSFRPVILPDSAKLELKIPEDTRSNAWVSFDGKRRQQLSRGDSVRISMSQHPLPTVNKSDQTGDWFRSLIRCLNWNERLDQKAL